A portion of the Sulfuriferula sp. AH1 genome contains these proteins:
- a CDS encoding cupin domain-containing protein translates to MIINADHQLAVRIDPATLPWLPSPLPGVERRLLERDGAEQARATSIVRYQPGAGFAAHSHPLGEDIFVLDGIFQDEYGVYPAGTYIKNPPGSQHTPFSVTGCTLFVKLRYTQPDDTQRIIVHTHQATWLPGLVDGLSVLPLSEFKGEHTALVRWQPGTRFQPHRHYGGEEILVLDGMFQDEHGDYGQGVWLRSPHLSAHQPYSESGCTIFVKVGHLDIG, encoded by the coding sequence ATGATTATCAATGCAGATCATCAATTGGCAGTACGAATCGACCCCGCCACGTTGCCGTGGCTACCGTCGCCATTGCCCGGCGTCGAGCGTCGCTTGCTTGAACGCGACGGCGCTGAGCAGGCGCGCGCCACATCCATCGTACGCTACCAGCCCGGCGCCGGATTTGCTGCACATAGCCATCCGCTAGGTGAGGATATTTTCGTGCTGGACGGCATATTTCAGGACGAATACGGCGTTTATCCTGCCGGCACCTACATCAAAAATCCGCCCGGTTCCCAACACACGCCATTCAGCGTTACAGGCTGTACCCTGTTTGTGAAATTGCGTTACACGCAGCCGGATGATACGCAACGCATCATCGTCCATACCCATCAAGCGACCTGGCTGCCGGGGCTGGTTGATGGCTTGAGCGTTTTACCGTTGAGCGAATTCAAAGGCGAGCACACGGCATTGGTACGCTGGCAACCCGGTACCCGCTTTCAGCCGCATCGGCATTATGGCGGTGAAGAGATTCTGGTGCTGGACGGCATGTTTCAGGATGAACACGGCGATTACGGCCAAGGCGTCTGGCTGCGCAGCCCGCACCTCAGTGCACACCAACCTTATAGCGAATCGGGATGCACCATATTCGTCAAGG